The Brassica oleracea var. oleracea cultivar TO1000 chromosome C7, BOL, whole genome shotgun sequence sequence TTTAATTATTTACTCGGTAATATAAATCTATGAAGCGAAAAGTTTAATTTCTTAAAAACTTTCTAAATTTGTGAAATGTTACAACATCTTTGAATATGACAATAAAACAATATTTTACTAATCTTTATATATATAGTTACGATTTTAATAATAAAATAAAAATTCAAAAATATATATATAGAAGATACAAATACATGTGAAAGTTTGAAACAATCTATTCAATAAAAAAAATATACCGTAAACTTATTATGTTTTAAAAATTGATAGACAAGTATATAATAATATATACCAATTTAAAATTGAAAACAAAATGTTTATATAAAAATAAATGAAAACAAAAATCTGTACGGTTGCGCGGATCGACATCTAGTTAGAAAAGTTAAGATAATAGTGGAATTCCCTTGAATTTGACTTGCCTGTCACAAAAGAGTAGCCAACGTCGGAAACTCACACAGAATTTTTCCTTTGAATTTCACTCAAACTCAAACACTCTCTCATTTCTATGCTGGCTGCTTCTTCAAAATCATAAGGTCCGAAGGAAAATCTGAAACTTGGGATTTTTTCTACTAAACGAATATATTCTATTATATATAGTTGAATGATTCTAGAGAGGAGAAACAAAAACACGGCATGTCGGCATGGGTTGAGTTAAAAATTATAATATAAAAAGTTCATCAAGTTTAAGTTCAAAAAAGAAAGGTTCATCAAGTCCTTTGTAATTGGAAACTTTTTTCTAATGAAGAGATTTACCTTTCAAAACCCAATTCTAGTTTCGTTTCTTCTTGTTCTGCTGCTTCTCTTCATCTCCAACTGTCTCGCTTCCAGTCAAAACGACGACGTTAATAAAGACTCCGGGTCTGAATATGACCGGGTTCCGGTTCAGGTTCCAGTCGGGTTGGTTTTGGATTTAGGTTCCGTGGAGGGAAAGATAGTGAGAAGCTCTGTTTCCTTGGCGCTTTCCGATTTTTACACCGTTCACAGTGATTACAAAACAAGACTCTCTCTCTCAGTCAGAAACTCTCACGGAGAGCCTCTCCTAGCTCTCGCTTCTGGTGTGGATCTGCTGCAAACTGTAGGAGTGGAGGCGATAATCATCGTCGGGAGTTCTTTTCTGGAAACGAAGCTTCTCGCGGAGCTTGGAGAGAAAGCTAGGGTTCCTGTGGTTTCACTTAACTCTCCGATCTCATCATCACTGAGCAGATACAGTCATTTGATCCAAGCAACACATGATTCTTCCTCCGAGGCGAAGGGGATAACAGCTTTCATCCATGAGTTTGGTTGGAACAGTGTTTCTCTTGTTTATGAAGATGAAGATGATTGGAGAGAGAGTATGCAGCTCATGGTGGACCATTTCCATGAGAACGAGGTCCGTATACGGTCCAAGGTTGGTTTTACTTCATCTTTTACTGATGAGTTAATCATGGATCGGTTAGGGATGGTGAAGGGTTTGGGGATGACTGTCTTTGTGGTGCACTCTTCTGAGCTTGTTGCAACTCATCTTTTTCAATGTGCTGAGAAGTTAGGGATGGGTGAAGGGTTTGCTTGGATCCTCACTGCCAAAACCATGAACAGCTTCCATGGGAGCACTGGCGACGATTTTTCAAGAGAGGTAATGGAAGGTGTGGTTGGCTTCAAGTCTTACATTCCAATGTCAAAAGAGCTTCAGAACTTTACTTCGAGATGGAGAAAGTCACTACACAGAGATGAAGTTGCTGGGTTGGAGATAACTCGTTTGAGCATCTCTGGCGTATGGGCTCATGATATCGCTTGGGCTCTGGCGAGAGCAGTGGAAGTTACAAGGATGGTGAATGTATCATCATCAACTCTCCTAGAGGCAATCAAAGAAAGTAGGTTTAAGGGTTTGAGTGGTGACTTGCAAATCAAGGATAAGTATTTCTTGTCAGACAAGTTTGAGATTGTGAATTTGATAGGATCAGGTGAGAGGAGAGTAGGGTTCTGGAACTCTAATGGTAGTTTCAGCAACAGAAGACTTTTATCTTCTTCTACTCATAACAACAAGCTACAGACTATAATCTGGCCAGGTGGGTCTGCTCAGAGTCCTAATGAACGCAGCACGAGAAAAAAGCTGAGGGTTTTGGTTACATCTAGCAACAGGTTCCCAAGACTGGTGAAGGTGACGACTGATCCAACAACAAAAATAGTAACTGCAGAAGGGTTTTGTATAGATGTCTTCAAAGCTTCCATTAACCCTTTCAACTATGATGTGGAGTTCATACTTTGGCGCAATGGAAGTAACTACGACAAACTTGCACATGCACTTTATAACCAGGTACTAAACATTGGCTCAGTTTTAAGATTATACTGAATGAATGGAAACTGATCTCATTTTCATTTTTGTGTTGCATCCCCCATAGAGAGACAAGTATGATGCAGCGGTGGGAGATATTACAATCACTTCCAATAGATTGAAGAATGTTGAGTTTACAATGGCATTCACGGAACTGGGTCTAGGAATTGTAGCACCAAAGGAGAGAAGTATGTGGGTGTTCTTCCAACCTCTAACACGAGACCTTTGGATAACAAGTGCAGCTTTCTTTGTCTTGACGGGTGTTATAGTTTGGTTGATAGAAAGACCTGTGAACAAGGAGTTCCAAGGATCTTGGCCACAACAGATTGGTGTTATCTTTTGGTTTGGCTTCTCTACCCTTGTTTATGCTCACAGTAAGTACATCATCATATCCTTATAAGTGGCCATCAGCCTGGGCGTTCGGTTCTTTCGGTTTTAGTTTTTTCGATTCTATAAAGACATAGGATCCATTTGATTATTTATGAAATTCAGTTTGGTTTCGCTTTGGTTCTTTTAGGTTTTTGGTTTGATCCAGGTAAAAACTATAGGAACCGACTAATATTCGATAAAATTTTGGTTCCAATTCATTTCTACTTCGGTTTGGATTTTTCAGTTAATTTCGGATAATACTGGTAAAAACGGTGTTCCATTTTTTTTGAATTAAATAACGGGTAATTCTGATAAATTTAAATATTTCAAATAAAAACTATTAGGGTAATTTGGTTCTTTTGGGTAATTCAAATTTTAAAACATTTTCGAAAATATATATTTGGGTATTTCAATTTTTCAGATATTTCGGTTTATAAGTAATACTTTAAAAATATTTGGTAATTTTTAAAACTAACTATCAATAGTTTTAGGTCTACAAATTATATTTTAGATATTAAGATACCCATTTTAGTTTTCGGATTGGTCTGGTTCGGTCTCGTGTTTTATTCCAGAAAAATAGGAACCAATAGGTTATTTGTGAACTTCGGTTCGGTTTCAGATTTGTTTTTTGGGTTCGGTTGCGGTTCGATTTTCGGCTTATATGCACATGCCTGTGTATTAGAGTTTGAAGTTATGCTTTAAGTTAGTTTTGCTTACTATTTGTGACAGGGGAGAAGCTAAAACACAACTTATCAAGATTTGTAGTTACGGTTTGGGTGTTCGCAGTGCTCATATTGACTACAAGCTACACTGCAACGTTAACATCAATGATGACGGTGCAACAGATCCGATTCAACTCCAATAAAGACTTCGTTGGTCACCTTTCAGGCTCAATCATTGCAAATGCCTCCCTCACCGGTCCTAGACTCCGAGCAACGAACACCAAGGGTCTCAACACTTCTCAAGATTATGCTGAAGCCTTGTTGAACAAAACTGTGGCATTTATTGTTGATGAGTTGCCATACCTCAATGTCCTCCTTGGAGAAAAGCCTGCACAGTTTCTCATGGTCAAGTCACAATGTACCACCAATGGTTTCGGCTTTGTATGTATCCCTCTTTTTTTATCTTACTCTACATGTTCCTTTTTTACTTGCTGACAAAATATGTTTTGTTCAGATGTTTCAGAAGGGTCATGAGCTGGTGCACAATGTGTCCACAGAGATAGCGAAGCTAAGGACAGAAGGGAAGCTAGGCGAGATAGAGAAAGGATGGTTTGAGAATCAACTTCCGTATACAGCAGATGATACATCAAATCCTATAACTCTCTACAGATTCCGCGGTTTGTTCATGATCACGGGACTTTCTTCAGCTTTTGCTCTTGCGGTACTTGTCATTCTCTGGCTCAGAGATGGATGGAAAGATCTTGTGAACTCGGTTAACATATTCATCTCGGGACGATTTGTACATTTCAAGATCCTCTTCGCAAGAACTATCCATCCCACTCTCCTTGATGACCACATTGGTGAGAGTGCGGTTCAAATGGCTCAAGGTAACAGACAATAGGAACTGATTCTAACATAGCAAAAGGTTCATTACCATAGAATTTATAATACAAGTGAAGTGGATTCTCCTGAACTTGTGTTGTGTCCAAGTCTATAGCTTACATCCTTACACAACTGTTGTGATATTGTTCAGTCTCTGATTCTTGACCTCGAGCATCAAGGAGCAACCTTGCTTGATTCTTGCTTATGTTAAAACGATTTTTAGACA is a genomic window containing:
- the LOC106305054 gene encoding glutamate receptor 1.2-like, whose product is MKRFTFQNPILVSFLLVLLLLFISNCLASSQNDDVNKDSGSEYDRVPVQVPVGLVLDLGSVEGKIVRSSVSLALSDFYTVHSDYKTRLSLSVRNSHGEPLLALASGVDLLQTVGVEAIIIVGSSFLETKLLAELGEKARVPVVSLNSPISSSLSRYSHLIQATHDSSSEAKGITAFIHEFGWNSVSLVYEDEDDWRESMQLMVDHFHENEVRIRSKVGFTSSFTDELIMDRLGMVKGLGMTVFVVHSSELVATHLFQCAEKLGMGEGFAWILTAKTMNSFHGSTGDDFSREVMEGVVGFKSYIPMSKELQNFTSRWRKSLHRDEVAGLEITRLSISGVWAHDIAWALARAVEVTRMVNVSSSTLLEAIKESRFKGLSGDLQIKDKYFLSDKFEIVNLIGSGERRVGFWNSNGSFSNRRLLSSSTHNNKLQTIIWPGGSAQSPNERSTRKKLRVLVTSSNRFPRLVKVTTDPTTKIVTAEGFCIDVFKASINPFNYDVEFILWRNGSNYDKLAHALYNQRDKYDAAVGDITITSNRLKNVEFTMAFTELGLGIVAPKERSMWVFFQPLTRDLWITSAAFFVLTGVIVWLIERPVNKEFQGSWPQQIGVIFWFGFSTLVYAHREKLKHNLSRFVVTVWVFAVLILTTSYTATLTSMMTVQQIRFNSNKDFVGHLSGSIIANASLTGPRLRATNTKGLNTSQDYAEALLNKTVAFIVDELPYLNVLLGEKPAQFLMVKSQCTTNGFGFMFQKGHELVHNVSTEIAKLRTEGKLGEIEKGWFENQLPYTADDTSNPITLYRFRGLFMITGLSSAFALAVLVILWLRDGWKDLVNSVNIFISGRFVHFKILFARTIHPTLLDDHIGESAVQMAQGNRQ